From the bacterium genome, the window TATTTATTAAAACAACAGGTGCAAATGCCTCTTCTTTGTAAATTTTAGCACCAGGATAAACATCTATAAGGACAGTTGGTTCAAATAAAGTGCCATACCTTTTACTACCACATAACACCTTTGCACCCATTGATTTAGCCTCCAATATCCATTCCATTACATTTTTAGCTGCCGTTTCAGTTATCATTGGTCCAACATCTGTTGACTCATCAAGTTGATTACCGAGCTTTAATGCTTTCACTTTAGGGATAAGTAATTCAATGAATTCATCCCATATTTTACCTTCAACAAACACTCGTTGTACTGATATACAGACCTGGCCAGCGACTGCAAATGCCCCTTTTACTATTTTATTAACAGCCAATTCAATATCACCATCTGCACATACACAGCAAGCAGAGTTAGAACCAAGCTCTAAGGTTAATTTCTTAAGCCCCGCAAGCTTGGCTATCCGCTCACCGATTTCTAAACTTCCTGTAAATGTTATCATTCTTATTTTAGGGTGTTTAACAATTAAATCACCAATTTGTTCACCGGTCCCTGTAATAACACTAATAGCCTCACAGGGAAGCCCAGCTTCAAGCATAACTTCTCCAAGTATAAGTGCAGTGAGCGGTGTCAATGACGATGGCTTTAATATTGTAGCATTTGCAGCTGCTATTGAAGGTCCTACTTTATGCGCTACAAGGTTAAGAGGAAAATTAAATGGTGTTATTGCAGCCACTATACCAACCGGCACCCTTATATAAAAACCAAGTTTACTTTTCCCGTAGGGGACAGAATCGTAAGGAATTGTTTCGCCATAAATTCGCTTCGCTTCTTCAGCAGATAGTGTAAAAGTTTGGACTGCCCTATCCACCTCCCACCTTGCCTCATTGATTGTCTTACCGCACTCGCTTGCGATAGTTTTTGCAAATTTTTCCTTATCCTCTTTAATAATTAATGCAATTTTAAATAGAATCTCTGCTCTTTCATAACTTGATAGTTTACCAATTTCTTTTAATCCTGTTTCAGCATACTCAACTGCTTTTTCAACATCATCAAGAGTAGCAACTGGGACAGTATCTATTAGTTCGTTATTAAATGGATTTTTAACCTCTATTTTCTGAGACTTATCTACCCATTTACCACCTAAAAGTTGTTTCATCTCATTGATGTAAACTGAATTCCGGTCTAATTAAGGTGTAAAGTCAATTTTCCCGTCCAACTGTAATATGAAGCCAGCTATGAGTTTAGCTACATTTTCAATGTCATCTAATGATACAAGTTCAACTGGTGTATGCATATATCTATTTGGTATTGAAACAAGTCCAGTAGCTACACCACTCCGTGTAAGTTGTATCACATTTGCATCAGTCCCTGTCCTACCGGGTGCTGCTTCAAGCTGGTATGGTATTTTATCTTTCTCTGCTACCTTAATAAGTAAGTCAAACACTTTCGGATTTATATTTGGACCCCTTGATATAACAGGTCCTTTTCCAATTCTTATATCACCATATTTTGAGCTCCCTGTCTCTATTGCTGGATAATCTGTCGCAAATGTCACATCTATAGCAATACCGACATCAGGTGCTATCCGGAATGCTGATGTTGTAGCACCCCTCAGTCCAATCTCTTCTTGTACTGTAGCTACTCCAAACACGTTTGCTTTAAGCTTTTTCTTTGAAATAATTCTAAGGACTTCAGACACCACAAATGCACCCCCCTTATCATCAAATCCTCTATCAACAACTTTATCTTTATTTAAGACCTCAAATCCAACTGCTGGCACTGCTGGATCACCAATTTTAACAATTTTCTCAGTTTCCTTTTTATCTTTCATTCCTATATCTATAAAAAGGTCCTCAAGTTTAGCCACCTTTTTTCTTTCTTCCTCTTCTAAATGATGAATTGGCTTTCTCCCTATTATACCAAGAATCTTACCCTTTTTAGTTTTAATCCAAACTCTCTCCCCTGGTACCAAATGTAAGTCAATTCCTCCAATTGGTGAGAAGTATATAAACCCATCTTTATTAACATACTTTACCATATATCCAATCTCATCCATATGACCGGCGAGCATAACTTTTGGCTTACCTTCCTTATTTATCACTCCTATAGCATTTCCATGAACATCAGTAAATACATCATCAACAAACTTACTCGTCCTTGTCTTCCATATCTCTCTAGCCTCATCTTCAAATCCAGATGGGCTTATTGAGTCCATAAACTCTCTTAAAAAATCCAAACTCTCTCTCTCCATTTTACCCCCCTTTATTAACAGTGTTTACCACATAGTAAGTATTTTTCTTTCCACTTCCTTTACGGCAGATCAGTTTTTTATTAACAAGTCCTCGCAAGTGATTCCTCGCCGTTCTTTGTGATATTTTAAACTCAAGGCTACAAATTTTGCTTGTTATAGTTTCGTGTGTCTTAAGGTATTCAAATATTTGTTTCTCTCGCTCATGTATTCTTTGCATAGATTTTGGTATAAACTGGACTGCTTGTCCAATTTCCCTTATCTTATCCGGCAGGCTATCTACACTAATTACAGGACTTTCTTCCAAAACTATCTCTCTTTCTATCACATTTTCGAGTTCTCTCACATTTCCAGGCCAGTCATATTTAAGAAGCAGCTGCATAGCTTCGGCTGAAAATCTTTTTCTTTGGATTCCATATTTTGAACAATATTTTTTAAAGAAATATTGAATAAGTAGTGGTATATCTTCTCTTCTCTCTCTGAGTGGTGGCATTCGTATTGATATAACATTTACCCTGTAATAAAGGTCATCTCTAAATTCTCCATTTTTCACTTTTTGGTCAAGGTCTTGATTTGTAGCTGTAATTAGTCTCACATCCACTGGTATAGTAGATGTAGAGCCAACAGGTGTAACTTCTTTTTGCTCCAGCACTCTAAGGAGTCCAACTTGAATTTTGGGTGATGCAGCTGAAATCTCGTCCAAAAATAGTGTCCCTTTGTTAGCTGCTTTGAACAACCCATCTTTATCCTTAAATGCGCCAGTAAACGAGCCCTTCACATAGCCAAACAATTCGCTCTCCAACAGTGTTTCTGGTAGTGCTCCACAATTTACTGCAACAAAAGGTCCTTCCCTCCTCAATGACAGTCTATGAATTTCACGTGCTATAAGTTCTTTTCCTGTGCCCGACTCTCCTTGGATAAGTATAGTTGAGTCAGTTCCCGCCACCTTATTTACCATATTAATAATATTTTGAAATACCCTACTCGTCCCTACCAACTCCTCTTTAACTCTTGCATGTTCAAGCTCTTTTCGTAGTCTTATGTTTTCTTCTCTCAGTTTTTGTGTCTCAATTACCCGTTTAATGACGAGTTTTATTTCTTCAATTTTAAATGGCTTAGTGATATAATCAAAAGCCCCTCTTCTCATAGCTTCAATAGCTGACTCCATAGATGCATATGCTGTAATCAGGATCAGAATAGCTGTAGGGTCACGTTCTTTTATCCGAGATAGTAATGAAAGTCCATCTATTTCAGGCATTCTCAGGTCAATCAATGCAATTTCGGGTCTCCACTCATCCACAATTTTTAATGCCTCGTTTGGGTCCTGTGTTGTTTTCACTTCGTGTCCTTCTTTATTAAACAGTATGGATAGGAAATCGCAAACTCCCTTTTCGTCATCCACAACAAGAACTCGTGGCATAGAGATAAATACTAAATTATGTATGGCAGGTGGATTGCAAACACAGTCCCTTCTCCCACCTCACTTCTAACTTCTATTTTACCTCTGTGTGCTTCAATAATTTTTGATACTATTGATAGTCCAAGTCCTGTTCCCCCCTTTTTTGTAGTATAAAATGGTGTAAATATGTGGGGTAAGTTAGAGTCCTGTATTCCTGGTCCTGTATCTTTAAAGGTGATGACAGCCTCACTTTTTGTAGCAATCCTTTCCTCTTTTAAAAGCGAATACTTATTTCCTGGGTGAGTCACTTCAATTTGTAGCTTTCCCTCTCCATCCATTGCCTGTAATGCATTTATTATAAGATTCAGAAATGCAATTTTCATCTGTTCTTTATCTAACTTAAGCCACAAAGGCAATTTTTGTGTAATCTTCACAGTTACTCCATTAGATTCTTCGCTTCGCTCAGAATGACCTTTACAACCTTTTGCAAGTTTAACTGCATCGTTAATCAATTCACCAACTTCTACTGATTTAGGATTAAGTGGCGTAGGTTTTGCAAATGACAGGAAATTTGTTACTATATTATTAAGGTGTTGTGCCTCCTTTAATACCACATCAAATAGCCTTGTTTTTTCCTCATCATTTATACCTTCCTTAATAAGCTCACATGAGCCCTGTATAGCAGCTATTGGGTTACGTATTTCGTGTGCCAAGTCACTTGAAAATTTTCCAATAGCCGCCAATCTCTCTGTTATTTCAACCTCAGTAAGGTCTTGTAATACGAGTATTACTCCCCTTTTATCTTGTAGCCATGATATATTAATCCCAATAATCTTTGCTCCTATTGTAATCTTTTGAAACCTTTCTTGTAACTTCTCATTTAATAGTCGAGTAATCCACTGTCCAAATTCCGGCATCTTTTCTACAATTTCGTGCAGTCCATCTTTTACTTGGCAGTCTAATATTTTTTCTGCAATTTCATTTTTATAAAGTACATTGTAATGAGTGTCAACTACAATAAGGCCTGAGTTCATACCTTGAAGTATGGTATTAGTATCGAGTCTGATTTGCTCAAGTACTTCACCTCTTCGTTTAAATCTTTCAGCGATGTATCCCGAAGTAGCAGCAACTAAATAAAAGAATGTAGCCTGCAAATATAGTTTAAGATATAGAGCATTGGGGTCCGGCTTTGTAAATAATGGAAATATGGGGTTGATAATTTTATAGAATTCAAGCATCAAAATACCTCCATAAATTGGTATACAAAATGTAGCAATCCACATTCCTCCTTTCAAAAAGAAGAATATACTAGCTGCTACTATTGGAAAGAAATACAGAAAAGTAAGCTCGCTCTCAATCCCACCAGTATAATGGACAACTCCAGTGATTATAAGAACATCCAATACTACATTACTCCACAAAACAAATCGTATAAACTTCTCTTTTTTAAAACAAATCCAATACCCAGTAGTCAACAAGTATGTAATTCCAATAAGTGTACATAATGGAGCAATAGATATATGTTGTTTATGTAAGAAAAATATTCCAATTCCAACTATAACTGTAACAGCTGTAATCCTGAATATAGATATCCATTTAA encodes:
- a CDS encoding M42 family metallopeptidase, giving the protein MERESLDFLREFMDSISPSGFEDEAREIWKTRTSKFVDDVFTDVHGNAIGVINKEGKPKVMLAGHMDEIGYMVKYVNKDGFIYFSPIGGIDLHLVPGERVWIKTKKGKILGIIGRKPIHHLEEEERKKVAKLEDLFIDIGMKDKKETEKIVKIGDPAVPAVGFEVLNKDKVVDRGFDDKGGAFVVSEVLRIISKKKLKANVFGVATVQEEIGLRGATTSAFRIAPDVGIAIDVTFATDYPAIETGSSKYGDIRIGKGPVISRGPNINPKVFDLLIKVAEKDKIPYQLEAAPGRTGTDANVIQLTRSGVATGLVSIPNRYMHTPVELVSLDDIENVAKLIAGFILQLDGKIDFTP
- a CDS encoding ATP-binding protein, producing the protein MKSEIINPTPFEKGAWINPFKWISIFRITAVTVIVGIGIFFLHKQHISIAPLCTLIGITYLLTTGYWICFKKEKFIRFVLWSNVVLDVLIITGVVHYTGGIESELTFLYFFPIVAASIFFFLKGGMWIATFCIPIYGGILMLEFYKIINPIFPLFTKPDPNALYLKLYLQATFFYLVAATSGYIAERFKRRGEVLEQIRLDTNTILQGMNSGLIVVDTHYNVLYKNEIAEKILDCQVKDGLHEIVEKMPEFGQWITRLLNEKLQERFQKITIGAKIIGINISWLQDKRGVILVLQDLTEVEITERLAAIGKFSSDLAHEIRNPIAAIQGSCELIKEGINDEEKTRLFDVVLKEAQHLNNIVTNFLSFAKPTPLNPKSVEVGELINDAVKLAKGCKGHSERSEESNGVTVKITQKLPLWLKLDKEQMKIAFLNLIINALQAMDGEGKLQIEVTHPGNKYSLLKEERIATKSEAVITFKDTGPGIQDSNLPHIFTPFYTTKKGGTGLGLSIVSKIIEAHRGKIEVRSEVGEGTVFAIHLPYII
- a CDS encoding aldehyde dehydrogenase family protein, producing MKQLLGGKWVDKSQKIEVKNPFNNELIDTVPVATLDDVEKAVEYAETGLKEIGKLSSYERAEILFKIALIIKEDKEKFAKTIASECGKTINEARWEVDRAVQTFTLSAEEAKRIYGETIPYDSVPYGKSKLGFYIRVPVGIVAAITPFNFPLNLVAHKVGPSIAAANATILKPSSLTPLTALILGEVMLEAGLPCEAISVITGTGEQIGDLIVKHPKIRMITFTGSLEIGERIAKLAGLKKLTLELGSNSACCVCADGDIELAVNKIVKGAFAVAGQVCISVQRVFVEGKIWDEFIELLIPKVKALKLGNQLDESTDVGPMITETAAKNVMEWILEAKSMGAKVLCGSKRYGTLFEPTVLIDVYPGAKIYKEEAFAPVVLINKFENFEEAVELVNKTKYGLQAGIFTRDLDKAIEAAKRFEVGGVIINDVPTFRADPMPYGGVKASGIGREGPKFTIEEMTEIRAVCF
- a CDS encoding sigma 54-interacting transcriptional regulator; this encodes MPRVLVVDDEKGVCDFLSILFNKEGHEVKTTQDPNEALKIVDEWRPEIALIDLRMPEIDGLSLLSRIKERDPTAILILITAYASMESAIEAMRRGAFDYITKPFKIEEIKLVIKRVIETQKLREENIRLRKELEHARVKEELVGTSRVFQNIINMVNKVAGTDSTILIQGESGTGKELIAREIHRLSLRREGPFVAVNCGALPETLLESELFGYVKGSFTGAFKDKDGLFKAANKGTLFLDEISAASPKIQVGLLRVLEQKEVTPVGSTSTIPVDVRLITATNQDLDQKVKNGEFRDDLYYRVNVISIRMPPLRERREDIPLLIQYFFKKYCSKYGIQRKRFSAEAMQLLLKYDWPGNVRELENVIEREIVLEESPVISVDSLPDKIREIGQAVQFIPKSMQRIHEREKQIFEYLKTHETITSKICSLEFKISQRTARNHLRGLVNKKLICRKGSGKKNTYYVVNTVNKGG